Proteins co-encoded in one Candidatus Bathyarchaeia archaeon genomic window:
- a CDS encoding DNA-directed DNA polymerase II small subunit, producing MSEERKKAIGAILEAGFQMESDAFKALMEVSAARELDPLVKEVLRVAGTIEPRPASINRDLVLRAAEHLDLSGKGIETDHAGIGHRRRFAEDLDSRLEVVSDPTGKLGTTGAFDDFLHYFRNRFDKMSLLFRQRMDTRNAGTISDALSGGSNGRGRFICMVLDKREKGDRIFLTVDDYEDEATVLVGRQNSTVYEMARKIVRDQVIFIQARKSAGPLLIAESIVLPEIPDRKPSHANEEIYAALISDVHVGSKVFLEDEFRKVLSWLNGEIGTPNQREVAERVKYVLIGGDLVDGIGVYPRQEVDLAVPDIYEQYRLAAKFVSEIPEYMEVVLIPGNHDAVRQALPQPAIPRDFAGPVYDSRKIISLGDPAEVRLHGVHFLLYHGTSLMDILSGVPGLDYQRPVEVMEYQLRARHLSPEYGKTTPIGPEQEDFLVLERVPDVFTSGHIHVSGVGTYRGTTIVNSGAWQGQTDYQKRMGLIPKPGILPVVNLKTLDVKMINFQ from the coding sequence ATGTCGGAAGAGAGGAAGAAGGCAATCGGTGCCATACTGGAAGCAGGTTTCCAGATGGAAAGCGACGCCTTCAAGGCCCTCATGGAAGTTAGCGCTGCTCGCGAGCTGGACCCTCTTGTCAAAGAAGTTCTTCGGGTCGCAGGGACCATAGAACCACGACCCGCGTCGATCAACAGAGACCTCGTCCTAAGGGCAGCCGAGCATCTTGACCTATCCGGTAAGGGCATCGAGACGGATCACGCGGGGATAGGGCACCGTCGACGTTTTGCTGAGGATCTTGACTCTCGACTAGAAGTCGTCTCGGACCCTACAGGCAAGCTTGGAACTACAGGCGCCTTTGATGATTTTCTCCATTACTTCAGAAACCGTTTCGATAAGATGAGCCTGCTCTTCAGACAGAGAATGGACACACGAAACGCCGGGACCATTTCTGACGCATTGTCAGGTGGATCGAATGGGCGAGGCCGCTTCATCTGCATGGTCCTTGACAAGAGGGAGAAAGGCGATAGGATCTTTCTGACAGTTGACGACTATGAGGATGAGGCTACCGTTCTCGTTGGGCGGCAGAACTCTACCGTATACGAGATGGCCAGAAAAATAGTCAGAGACCAAGTTATCTTCATTCAAGCCCGCAAGAGCGCAGGTCCTCTACTAATCGCGGAAAGCATCGTTCTTCCAGAGATTCCAGATAGAAAACCCTCCCACGCCAATGAAGAGATCTATGCCGCCTTGATATCGGATGTTCATGTGGGAAGCAAAGTGTTTCTCGAGGACGAATTCCGCAAGGTTCTAAGTTGGTTGAACGGGGAGATCGGAACACCAAACCAGCGCGAAGTCGCCGAGAGGGTGAAGTATGTTCTGATCGGAGGAGACCTCGTCGACGGTATCGGAGTATATCCCCGCCAGGAGGTCGATCTCGCCGTTCCCGACATTTACGAACAGTACCGGTTGGCGGCGAAATTCGTCAGCGAGATCCCAGAGTACATGGAGGTCGTCTTGATCCCAGGCAATCATGATGCCGTGCGTCAGGCCCTTCCACAGCCTGCTATTCCGAGGGATTTTGCTGGACCCGTGTATGACTCTAGGAAGATTATCTCACTGGGCGATCCAGCGGAAGTTCGCCTGCACGGGGTACACTTTCTACTCTACCATGGAACTAGCTTGATGGATATTCTGAGCGGGGTCCCTGGGCTCGACTATCAACGTCCTGTCGAGGTGATGGAGTATCAACTGCGAGCTCGCCATCTCTCTCCGGAATACGGGAAGACGACACCAATAGGTCCCGAGCAAGAGGACTTCCTGGTACTAGAGCGGGTCCCGGACGTTTTCACCTCGGGCCATATTCATGTCTCGGGTGTGGGGACTTACCGGGGAACAACAATAGTGAACAGCGGCGCTTGGCAGGGCCAGACTGATTATCAGAAGAGAATGGGGTTGATCCCTAAGCCGGGAATACTTCCCGTTGTCAACCTCAAGACCCTCGATGTTAAGATGATCAACTTCCAGTAA